The genome window CATAATGAACGCCGTCAACTACCAATCAAGTGTGCCGATGCACAAAAACATCGAGGCCTTTATCGAAAAGCAGAAAAGCGACTTTGATAAGATTCGCCTCCTTCGCCAGGATATACTTGGCTGCCTGGCCATGCATGTGTATGCCATGATGCGGAAGGAAAAAACCGTGAACCTGCTCTTCCTGTGCCCAGACAATAGCTGCCGTAGCCAGCTGGCACAGGTATGGGCACAGGTGGCTGCCTGGCACTATTTTGGCCACAGCTGCTCCATTACCAGCCATAGTGGGGGCAGCATACCCGGGTCTATCCTAAAGGAAGCGATTGAGGCCCTGGAACGTGTGGGCTTTACTGCCAGCCCCAGGTGTGCCGATGCAGATTCAGTTTACCAGCTACTTACAAGCCTGGGCTCACCCGGCATCTGGTGCCACAGCAAGCAGGGCAGTAGCACGGTGCCCAAGGCCGAGCCGCACATTGCGGTGCTTACCTGTAGCCCCATGGAGGCCGGCAGCTTTGCCCACACGGGATCCACGCTGCGCTTCCTGCTACCTATGATGGATCCAAACCTGGCCAATGCCAGCGCACAGGCATCCTTTTACGACCGCTACAATGCAGAAATAGCCCACGAGATGCTTTTCCTTTTCCACAAGGTGAAAGAGCGGGGACTAAAACTGGCCGCTTAATCCTGCGCCAAATGCCATCGGGCAGTTCCCCTTTACAAACAAACCACAAACTTCTTCTCCTTCTGAGAATCGTCTTCTTTAAGATCCAGACAGTCTGAAAAGAAACAAATCGCCGGAACAAACAAAAAGCATCTACAAGCAAAAACAAGCTGTACGCCATGGAATCTTTTTCATGGCTACGGTTTTTTAAACCGTACAGAAGAGCAGTAGCCAAAATATGCGCAGGAGAGGTGCTGACAAGTGTATACAAAAGGGACATAAATCTCGGTGGTATGAAAGAGCAGAGCGGGCCGGAGAAACGCGAGCAGCTAAAGCAGGCCTACCTACAGGAACTCAGGGCCAGAAAAAAGGCCCTGGATGGCCAGCGCGGCCAGCAGTACCTGCAGCAGATAGAACGTGCCCTGGCCGAAATGAGCCTGGCCCTGGAGGCCGACGACAGCGACCAGTGGATTGCGCGGCTAAATAGCCAGTCGCTGGTAGAGGAGGCCAAACCAGGCATGCTGCCCGAAAGGCAGGCACACGAGACCAACGCGCCGAACACGCCACCAGTGGCCGAGAACCCAGCCCAAAGCACCGCCCCAGGCATGGCAAAAGACCCGCCACCTGCACCCGGAAACCTGGCTGAGGAAGTGCGGCAGCACCTGGAAGCAGCCCTGCCACTACCCGAAGAAGAAGCCCTGGGCCAGCCTGGCACCAAGACGCTGGGCGACCAGGAGCAGTAGCGCACACAGCACTGAACCCAGAGGGAGCTAAGAGGCGATAGGCAGCACAAAGCTGAAGGTACTGCCCACGCCGGGCTCGCTGCGCACCTGCAGCTCGCTTTCCATCTGGCGTAGCAGGCTGGCTACAATAGACAGGCCCAGGCCTGTACCTCCTTTCTCGCGAGAACGATCAGTATCTACCCGGTAGAAGCGCTCGGTAAGCAGTGGCAGGTGCTCTGCGGATATGCCCAGGCCGGTATCTTGCACATACAGCTCTACCCCCCCCTGCTGCAGGCGTGCCCCCATGGCCACCTCGCCCCGCTCGGTATACTTCAGGGCATTGCTCAGCAGGTTTTCCAGGATGCGCAGCAGGGCATCGGGGTCGGCCCACACTTGGGTTTCTGCGTCGGGCGCCTCCATGCGCAGGCGAATGCCCTTCCGGGCAAAGGCATCCTGAAAGTCGGCCACCCGGCCCTCTATCAGTGGCCGCAGGGCTATCTGCTCCGGCCTTAGGGGCAGCTGGTCCAGCTCCGAGTTTTGGAGTGCCAGGATGTCCTTTACCAGCGCAGCCATCCGCTGCTGGTGTCGGCGGATAACGGCCAGGTACTGCTGCCGGGTTTCCACATCGTCTATCTGTAGCTCCAGCATTTCCACCGCACCACTCAGGGCATGCAGGGGGTTGTTCAGCTCATGGGCCACATCCTGGTAAAACCTCCCCTGGCGCTCATACAGCTGCTTCAGGCGCACGTTGTCCTGGCGCAGGTTTCGGCTCACGTGGTTCAGTGCGCGCACAATCATGCCGATCTCATCCTTGCGCTTGCTGTCGCGTTCCAGCAGTTCGGGGCTGCGGTCGGCCAGCTTTTCCAGCACATTCTTGATGCGCACAATGGGGCGGGTAACGGCTACGGCAAAAAACACGCTGGCCAGCACCACCAGGCCCACAGTAATAAACATGGCCTGGTAGATAATCCAGCGGATGGGGCGTAGCTGGTCTAGCACATGCGCCTTGGTGGCCTGCAGCCGTACGGTACGGCCATGCTGGCTGTACTGGGCATACAGGTGCTCATCCGTCTCCCACATGCGGCTGGGTAGGGGTGTATCCAGCAGCTGTAGCCTGTAGCCGTGGGCCCGCACCATGGGCTGCAGGGTTTTGTCTCCGTCTGGCCGGGAGAGCATGTGCCGTGCCAGGCGGTGCATTTTTTGCTGCTCGGCGCGGAACATGTAGTCGCGTATAAACAGGATGGAGTAGCCGATGGTGAAGGTAATGGCCAGCACCATAATGCCAATGAGCAGCCAGCTAAGGCGCCTGCTAAGCCTCCGCATAGGCTGTGGGGTCTACACCATAGCCTACGCCGCGTACGGTATAGATCATACCGGACAGGGGCCCCAGCTTGGAACGCAGGTTCTTCATGTGGGCATCCACCGTGCGCTCATTCAGGCCCTTCTGCGCACCGGGGTCTAGCAGGCTCAGCAGCTTGGCGCGGCTGTAGGCCTTGTCCGGGTCGGCCAGCATCAGCTCCAGCACCTGGTACTCGGTGGGCGTCAGCTGCAGGGATTGCTCCGCCAGATACGCCTGCTGAAACTCGGGCTGTAGGCGCAGGGGGCCATAGTGCCGCTCGGGGGCGGGTCCGTCTGTGGGGCGGGATATGCGGTTCAGCAGCCGCTGCACATGGGCTGCCACCAGGGCCAGGCCCGCAGGCTTGCGTATATAGGCATCTGCCCCCTGTGTCAGGCCCTCCACTACATCACTCTCGCGGTCTCGGGCTGTGAGCATTATTACAGGCAGACCCTTTAGGTGCGGGGTATGGCGCAGGGCCTCCAGCAGCTGGTAGCCGTCCAGGCCTGGTACCATTACATCCAGTATGGCCAGGTCTACCTCCAGGGCGGGCAGCTCGCGGGCACAGGCGTCCCCGCTGGTATACCAGCGTACGGTATAGCCCTGGCGCCGCAGGTAGTCTCGCAGTAGCATCCCGGCATCGGGCTCGTCTTCTACCAGCAGCAGGGTGTTGGGTATAGATGGCGTCATAGAGAATGGGATAATGAAAGCGGAATTTGATTGCCCATAATAGCAATCCCGAAAGAAATTCGGTAGTCTCCACCCAAGATTCACAGAAGATTCACAGGCCTGTAGCCCGCCGCTACGTCACGGCGGTTGCAGCGGCGGGCATATTGCGCGGCTGCCAGCGCCACCAGCACCGGCCCATACACCAGCACAAAGCGTGGCTGAATGGGCACCCCCAGCAGCAGCAGGGCTAGCGGCAGCAGTACGAACCCTGTGGGCGCACGCAGTGCACGGCGCCAGCAGCCCAGGGCCACCAGCAGCAGGGCCACCAGTGTGTACATACCCAGTGCCAGGCGCTGCCAGCTGGCCCGCTGCCAGGCGGCGGGCTGCCGGGCCAGCTGCTGGCGGTAGCCATACAGCCGGTATACCAGCTGGTCCAGCTCGCGGTACTCGGCAGCCTGCACCGGGCGATACGCCGGCAGGTGCCGATACTCTAGCCAGGGGTGGCGGTACAGGGCACGCAGGTTATCGGCCAGCAGCTGGCCATGCACCTGCAGTGGGGGGTAGGGGGTGAGGGCCGCCAGCTCTGCATCGGCCTGCTGCCAGGCCTGGGCAGGGCTTTGGCCACGGGCAATGAGCTGGCTACGGCGCAGGTGCAGGGCCCATTCGCCCAGCTGGTAGCGTGCCCGGGGATAGCGCTGCCAGTGCCCGGGCCGAACCCGCTCCAGGCTATCGCGCTGCTGCCGCAGTAGCCGGGCCAGCGGGCCGGGGGCGGCCTGCTCGGGGGCCAGGGCACTGGCATTGTCCCACAGCCGCTTGCCCTGCACGGGGTAGTGGTGGTGGCCCTGCAGCCGGTGGCCCAGCTGCTCTATCCCCACCACCAGGCCCAGGGGGAGCAGGAGCAGGGCCAGGCTATGCCCAACTCCGGATCGGGCTCGCCAGCTGCGCAGGCCCACCCACACCGCCACGGCGGG of Bacteroidota bacterium contains these proteins:
- a CDS encoding ATP-binding protein, which codes for MRRLSRRLSWLLIGIMVLAITFTIGYSILFIRDYMFRAEQQKMHRLARHMLSRPDGDKTLQPMVRAHGYRLQLLDTPLPSRMWETDEHLYAQYSQHGRTVRLQATKAHVLDQLRPIRWIIYQAMFITVGLVVLASVFFAVAVTRPIVRIKNVLEKLADRSPELLERDSKRKDEIGMIVRALNHVSRNLRQDNVRLKQLYERQGRFYQDVAHELNNPLHALSGAVEMLELQIDDVETRQQYLAVIRRHQQRMAALVKDILALQNSELDQLPLRPEQIALRPLIEGRVADFQDAFARKGIRLRMEAPDAETQVWADPDALLRILENLLSNALKYTERGEVAMGARLQQGGVELYVQDTGLGISAEHLPLLTERFYRVDTDRSREKGGTGLGLSIVASLLRQMESELQVRSEPGVGSTFSFVLPIAS
- a CDS encoding response regulator transcription factor, with product MTPSIPNTLLLVEDEPDAGMLLRDYLRRQGYTVRWYTSGDACARELPALEVDLAILDVMVPGLDGYQLLEALRHTPHLKGLPVIMLTARDRESDVVEGLTQGADAYIRKPAGLALVAAHVQRLLNRISRPTDGPAPERHYGPLRLQPEFQQAYLAEQSLQLTPTEYQVLELMLADPDKAYSRAKLLSLLDPGAQKGLNERTVDAHMKNLRSKLGPLSGMIYTVRGVGYGVDPTAYAEA